Proteins encoded by one window of Scatophagus argus isolate fScaArg1 chromosome 8, fScaArg1.pri, whole genome shotgun sequence:
- the htr6 gene encoding 5-hydroxytryptamine receptor 6 — translation MTDSHLPGSVGSYNSSSPTTSAWNINGSGPWLLAFMLTVIILMTVCGNMLLIALVFAHRSLRCTSNCFLVSLFLSDLMVALVVMPPAMLNVLCGAWVLWPAFCPIWLCFDVMCCSASILNLCVISLDRYLFIISPLRYKQRMTPPRALLLVGAAWGLAALASFLPIEMKWHSLGHWSGHTTVSGISSSNISSYSDTLYPASYFQLSPSGGLSFQCRLRVTLPFALVASVLTFFLPSSAICFTYCRILLAARRQAKRVAALSHPPHPHPSLGEPSRPPSPGIAAGQAQQDGDECSHQEPPVSQNVPLSVNSEGRLAHRQGRRALKASLTLGVLLGLFFSAWLPFFITNMAQAVCECVPLALFDAITWLGYCNSTMNPIIYPLFMRDFKRALGKFLPCCSSRSTRRPSPALSLSLRNSGEPNLASNPPSPVASDPTHPPATATDAVNLLDAEHAGINLPLLLPNQVDTLD, via the exons ATGACTGACTCTCACTTGCCTGGCTCTGTAGGAAGCTATAACAGCAGCTCTCCCACCACCAGTGCTTGGAACATCAACGGCAGTGGGCCGTGGCTGTTGGCCTTCATGTTGACCGTCATCATCCTTATGACAGTCTGTGGCAACATGTTGCTTATTGCTTTGGTGTTCGCCCATCGCTCTTTGCGTTGCACCTCAAACTGCTTCTTGGTGTCTCTATTCCTGTCTGACCTAATGGTGGCTCTGGTGGTCATGCCCCCAGCCATGCTCAATGTGCTGTGTGGGGCCTGGGTGTTGTGGCCTGCCTTTTGCCCAATTTGGCTTTGCTTCGACGTAATGTGCTGCAGCGCATCCATCCTTAACCTGTGTGTGATTAGCCTGGACCGTTACCTCTTCATCATCTCACCACTGCGCTATAAGCAGAGGATGACCCCACCTCGGGCACTGCTCCTGGTAGGAGCTGCTTGGGGGCTGGCAGCACTGGCTTCCTTTTTGCCCATTGAGATGAAATGGCACAGCTTAGGACACTGGAGTGGACACACAACAGTTTCTGGGATCAGCAGTAGCAACATCAGTTCTTATTCTGACACACTGTACCCAGCATCCTACTTTCAGCTGTCACCATCAGGAGGCCTTTCCTTTCAGTGCCGCCTGCGGGTCACCCTGCCCTTTGCCCTGGTGGCATCTGTACTCACATTCTTTTTGCCCTCCAGTGCCATTTGCTTCACCTACTGTCGGATCCTTCTGGCAGCTCGGAGACAGGCAAAGAGGGTTGCAGCACTGAGCCACCCACCACATCCACATCCCTCTCTTGGGGAACCTTCCAGGCCTCCTTCACCTGGGATTGCAGCAGGGCAAGCTCAGCAGGATGGAGATGAGTGCAGTCACCAGGAGCCTCCTGTATCACAAAATGTACCG CTATCAGTGAACAGTGAGGGCCGTCTGGCTCACAGGCAGGGTCGGAGGGCACTGAAGGCCAGTCTGACACTGGGAGTCCTCCTGGGACTCTTCTTCAGTGCTTGGTTACCCTTTTTCATCACCAACATGGCTCAG gCAGTGTGTGAGTGCGTCCCCCTTGCCCTCTTCGACGCCATCACCTGGCTGGGCTACTGCAACAGCACAATGAACCCCATCATATATCCGCTGTTCATGAGGGACTTCAAGCGAGCTCTGGGGAAGTTCTTGCCCTGCTGTTCCTCACGGTCAACGAGAAGACCGTCACCagcgctctccctctctctccgcAACTCAGGGGAGCCTAACCTTGCCAGCAATCCCCCGTCCCCCGTGGCCTCTGACCCCACCCATCCTCCTGCCACCGCCACTGACGCTGTCAACCTTCTGGATGCAGAGCATGCTGGCATCAACTTGCCTCTGCTTCTGCCCAATCAGGTTGACACTCTAgattga
- the tmco4 gene encoding LOW QUALITY PROTEIN: transmembrane and coiled-coil domain-containing protein 4 (The sequence of the model RefSeq protein was modified relative to this genomic sequence to represent the inferred CDS: deleted 2 bases in 1 codon): protein MEEKQSSTDTNFSPDPGGAETTQDAPRDQSPEKIISRQLTEQSRFAYAALCGVTLGQLFTGPENSVFREQYLHGLVRWLDLDESVMPVMGAFLSGLGFEGSDTFLSILQAETLLAAGATPIIQDLVSFSVKDGQYDARARVLIRHVSCLLRVCPQQLEEFEETLVEKLREGGEESEEESSRRLKRERGRKLRRYLLIGLATVGGGTVIGVTGGLAAPLVAAGASAVLGAGGAAALGSATGIAIMASLFGAAGAGLTGYKMKKCVGAIEEFQFLPLTSGKHLHLTIAVTGWLCSGKYSSFQAPWCSLGECGEQYCLVWESRYLTDLGSAMTSLLDGLVSIVAQEALKYTVLSGIVAALTWPASLLAAASVIDNPWCVCLNRSAEVGKHLAQVLRSRQQGKRPVSLIGFSLGARVIYYCLQELANDQGSEGVVEDVVLLGAPVDGSEKAWERMTRVVAGKIVNGYCRGDWLLGFLYRSSAAQLSVAGLQPINIQDRRVINVDLSSVVNGHLDYMRQMDTILVAVGVPTKEVPGASFALPQAVAITKGTVDLPDPTSNEQQVSETPNQAEDAETCTEESGDVKDMEETEDTGDGWDIPDISDLLDSLNDAESQGQNGARNNLLLASEEIAANDNTACAFNAPCDRVEEADTDNEHISWSWDDTHWTVEHTHKHRQPNL, encoded by the exons atggaggaaaaacagagcagtacGGACACCAATTTTTCCCCAG ACCCAGGGGGGGCCGAAACAACTCAAGATGCCCCACGTGACCAAAGCCCAGAGAAAATTATCAGCAGACAGCTGACTGAACAGAGTCGCTTTGCCTATGCTGCCCTGTGCGGTGTGACTCTGGGTCAGTTGTTTACTGGACCTGAAAACAG cGTGTTCAGGGAACAGTACCTGCACGGCTTGGTCCGCTGGCTGGACCTGGATGAATCGGTGATGCCAGTTATGGGGGCCTTCTTGTCAGGCCTGGGCTTTGAGGGCTCCGACACCTTCCTCTCCATCCTGCAGGCCGAAACCCTGCTGGCTGCAGGGGCCACCCCCATCATACAG GATCTGGTGTCTTTTTCAGTCAAAGATG GCCAGTATGATGCCAGAGCGAGGGTGCTCATCCGTCACGTCAGCTGCCTGCTGCGAGTCTGtccacagcagctggaggagttTGAGGAAACTCTGGTAGAGAAGctgagggaaggaggagaggagagcga AGAGGAGTCGTCCCGGCggctgaagagagaaagagggcgCAAGTTACGACGCTACCTCCTCATTGGACTGGCCACTGTGGGCGGAGGAACTGTGATTG GAGTGACAGGTGGGCTGGCAGCCCCCTTGGTTGCAGCTGGGGCCAGTGCTGTGCTGGGGGCTGGAGGGGCTGCTGCTCTGGGCTCAGCTACCGGCATAGCCATCATGGCCTCCCTGTTTGGTGCAGCAGGAGCTGGATTGACTG GGTATAAGATGAAAAAGTGTGTTGGGGCAATAGAGGAATTTCAGTTCTTGCCACTGACTTCCGGGAAGCATCTTCACCTTACCATTGCCGTGACGGGTTGGCTCTGCAGTGGTAAATACA GTTCGTTCCAGGCCCCGTGGTGCAGCCTGGGAGAGTGCGGGGAACAGTACTGCCTGGTGTGGGAGTCACGTTACCTCACTGATCTGGGCTCGGCCATGACCTCTCTGTTGGATGGGCTGGTCAGCATAGTGGCCCAGGAAGCGCTCAAGTACACGGTGCTCTCAG GCATCGTGGCGGCTCTGACGTGGCCTGCGTCTTTGCTGGCAGCAGCCAGCGTCATTGACAACCCctggtgtgtttgtctgaacCGCTCAGCTGAGGTGGGGAAACACCTGGCACAGGTTTTGAGAAGCAGACAGCAG GGGAAGCGTCCTGTGAGTCTCATAGGTTTCAGTCTTGGGGCCAGAGTTATCTACTACTGTCTACAAGAGCTTGCCAATGACCAAG GTAGTGAAGGAGTAGTGGAGGATGTAGTCCTCTTGGGAGCCCCTGTGGATGGCTCTGAAAAGGCCTGGGAGAGAATGACACGGGTGGTGGCTGGGAAAATAGTGAACGGCTACTGCAG AGGGGACTGGCTCCTGGGGTTCTTGTACCGAAGCTCAGCTGCACAACTGTCTGTTGCTGGGCTACAGCCAATCAACATCCAGGATCGGCGCGTAATCAATGTTGATCTTTCTTCTGTG GTGAACGGTCACTTGGACTACATGCGTCAGATGGACACCATCTTGGTGGCTGTAGGAGTTCCCACCAAAGAAGTCCCAGGAGCCTCCTTTGCTCTTCCTCAGGCTGTAGCAATTACAAAGGGGACAGTGGACCTCCCTGACCCAACCTCCAATGAGCAACAAGTGAGTGAGACACCAAACCAAGCTGAGGATGCTGAGACTTGTACAGAGGAAAGTGGAGACGTGAAGGACAtggaagagacagaggacacaggTGACGGTTGGGATATCCCTGATATTTCAGACCTGCTGGACTCATTAAATGATGCAGAATCACAGGGTCAGAACGGAGCCAGGAACAATTTACTGCTTGCTTCTGAGGAAATTGCCGCTAATGACAATACAGCCTGTGCTTTTAATGCCCCATGTGACAGAGTAGAGGAGGCTGACACTGATAATGAACACATATCATGGAGCTGGGACGATACACACTGGACCgtagag cacacacacaaacacaggcagccAAACTTGTAA